Proteins encoded together in one Thermococcus gammatolerans EJ3 window:
- a CDS encoding P-loop NTPase: MQIAVSGGKGGTGKSTVAINLAVELAKRFKLVLADLDVEAPNDHLLLGVDLANEEPVNQFMPRFDYSKCTKCRKCAEVCEEHAIITLKDGTPFLMPTLCSGCRACEIVCPVPGAILEGSRLIGHTYVTETHYGFTLVTGKLREGEERSMPLVVEAKRRARNLDYELMMVDTAAGTGNTVSKAIEGSELLIAVTEPTPLGIHDTELILQLGRLMNLKTWVVVNRADLGDVGRVREIAGRYGAEIVAEIPYSESIVKSYVSGRPIVLEEVPEAEIFRELAEKVANFLGGDE; this comes from the coding sequence TTGCAGATAGCGGTTAGTGGGGGTAAGGGAGGCACCGGAAAGTCGACCGTTGCGATCAACCTCGCGGTTGAGCTCGCAAAGCGGTTCAAGCTGGTTTTAGCGGACCTGGACGTGGAGGCACCAAACGACCACCTGCTTTTGGGTGTTGACCTGGCCAACGAGGAACCGGTCAACCAGTTCATGCCCCGCTTCGACTACTCGAAGTGCACCAAGTGCAGGAAGTGCGCCGAAGTCTGCGAGGAGCACGCGATCATAACACTGAAGGACGGAACACCGTTCCTGATGCCAACGCTCTGTTCCGGCTGCCGGGCCTGCGAGATAGTCTGCCCAGTTCCAGGGGCCATCCTCGAGGGTTCAAGGTTGATCGGCCATACCTACGTAACAGAAACACACTACGGCTTTACCCTCGTCACTGGAAAGCTCAGGGAAGGAGAGGAGCGCTCGATGCCCCTCGTCGTCGAGGCCAAAAGGCGCGCGAGAAACCTTGACTACGAGCTCATGATGGTTGATACCGCCGCTGGGACGGGCAACACAGTCTCAAAGGCAATTGAAGGTTCAGAGCTCCTAATCGCGGTTACCGAACCGACTCCGCTCGGAATTCACGACACCGAGCTCATCCTCCAGCTCGGAAGGCTGATGAACCTCAAGACGTGGGTCGTGGTCAACAGGGCAGACCTCGGAGATGTTGGACGGGTCAGGGAAATAGCGGGGAGGTACGGCGCGGAGATAGTCGCTGAAATCCCCTACAGTGAGAGCATCGTGAAAAGCTACGTCTCGGGAAGACCCATTGTCCTGGAGGAAGTCCCGGAGGCGGAAATCTTCCGCGAGCTGGCTGAAAAGGTTGCCAACTTCCTCGGGGGTGATGAGTGA
- a CDS encoding radical SAM protein, with translation MIAFGPVPSRRLGKSLGVNNIPDKVCSYACVYCQIGRTLRMEIERRPFYDPALILEEVGEKVEEARERGERIDYITFVPDGEPTLDSNLGLEVELLRDLGVPLAILTNSSLIWREDVRNDLLAFDFVSLKLDAVSEPLWRKVDRPHKALKLDAILEGMLEFRESFDGRLVTETMLIDGVNYEGELERIAEFLSRLDPDVAYIAVPTRPPAEPWVRPAREETINMAFQLFAEALGEDRVEYLIGYEGNAFAFTGNVEDDILSITSVHPMREDALRELLRKANADWDVVEKLLDEGKLIELEYNGRRFYMRRLRSREFR, from the coding sequence ATGATAGCATTCGGTCCGGTTCCCTCGAGAAGGCTGGGTAAAAGCCTCGGCGTGAACAACATCCCCGATAAAGTTTGTAGCTACGCGTGTGTGTACTGCCAGATCGGTAGAACCCTCAGGATGGAGATAGAGAGGCGGCCATTCTATGATCCCGCTCTGATCCTTGAAGAGGTCGGGGAAAAGGTTGAGGAGGCCCGGGAGAGGGGGGAGAGGATAGACTATATAACCTTCGTTCCGGATGGAGAACCAACCCTTGATTCAAACCTCGGCCTAGAAGTCGAACTCCTCCGCGATCTGGGTGTGCCCCTGGCAATACTGACTAACTCGTCCCTTATCTGGCGCGAGGATGTCAGGAACGATCTCCTTGCCTTTGATTTTGTCTCACTCAAACTCGATGCGGTCAGCGAGCCTCTTTGGAGGAAGGTAGACAGGCCCCACAAGGCACTCAAACTCGATGCGATCCTGGAAGGAATGCTGGAGTTCCGGGAGTCGTTTGATGGCAGGCTCGTAACGGAGACGATGCTCATCGATGGTGTAAACTACGAGGGAGAGCTCGAGAGGATCGCCGAGTTCCTATCCCGGCTTGATCCCGATGTTGCTTACATAGCGGTTCCAACGAGGCCACCCGCTGAGCCCTGGGTCCGGCCGGCAAGGGAGGAGACCATAAACATGGCTTTCCAGCTCTTCGCAGAGGCCCTGGGTGAGGACAGGGTTGAGTACCTCATCGGCTACGAGGGGAACGCCTTCGCTTTCACGGGAAACGTGGAGGATGACATACTGAGCATAACCTCAGTTCATCCCATGAGGGAGGACGCGCTCAGGGAGCTCCTCAGGAAGGCGAACGCCGATTGGGACGTCGTTGAGAAACTCCTCGACGAGGGAAAGCTCATAGAGCTTGAGTACAACGGCAGAAGGTTCTACATGCGGAGGCTGAGGAGCCGGGAGTTTCGCTGA
- a CDS encoding type II toxin-antitoxin system VapC family toxin — MRRNSTDYKFLLDTNVFIAAVKRGWTDTTELLLHFLTRKRYVLVANDVLMAEYRKYAEKLNALDFYDVISRQVTIVNPSREDVLRVLPYFPETQLADAVHAAMCLKSGAILVTNDRHFEKVSRAGIIEVWSISDAIRRILRDG; from the coding sequence TTGCGAAGGAACTCTACAGACTATAAATTCCTGCTCGACACAAATGTCTTCATAGCGGCAGTTAAACGGGGTTGGACTGACACGACCGAGCTTTTACTCCATTTTTTAACCAGAAAACGCTACGTTTTGGTGGCAAACGACGTCTTGATGGCTGAATACCGAAAATACGCCGAAAAGCTCAACGCGCTGGACTTCTATGACGTCATCAGCAGACAGGTCACGATTGTGAATCCCAGCAGAGAAGATGTGCTTCGCGTTCTCCCGTATTTTCCCGAAACCCAACTCGCGGATGCCGTCCACGCGGCAATGTGTCTGAAAAGCGGGGCAATTCTCGTTACCAATGACAGGCACTTTGAGAAGGTTTCCCGTGCGGGTATTATTGAAGTATGGAGCATAAGCGACGCCATACGACGCATTTTGAGGGATGGTTAA
- a CDS encoding AbrB/MazE/SpoVT family DNA-binding domain-containing protein translates to MVGKVGITKVDSKGRVVIPKDVRRRLNIKPGEEFLVTEIDGDTIVLRRFNVKKMLEKLVRNSREVNLEELEAETEEEGNRVAKELYRL, encoded by the coding sequence ATGGTGGGAAAAGTGGGAATAACAAAGGTGGACTCCAAGGGCAGGGTCGTAATCCCAAAGGACGTTCGGAGGAGGCTCAACATCAAGCCCGGTGAAGAGTTCCTCGTCACCGAGATAGACGGCGATACGATAGTCCTGAGGCGCTTCAACGTCAAGAAGATGCTCGAAAAGCTCGTCAGGAACTCAAGAGAAGTAAATTTGGAGGAGCTTGAGGCTGAAACCGAGGAAGAGGGGAACAGAGTTGCGAAGGAACTCTACAGACTATAA
- a CDS encoding helix-turn-helix transcriptional regulator, producing the protein MRLKTVLIVLTFMLAVSLTAPVGAQSLVSLSLKVYEDGYVLVNETVSTVNYSVVLDIPLLGSHVEGLLAVDQDGNILPAEVNGSNVTVYFGNASLVRLSYYTPDLTSKDGPIWTVSLQSPVPVEIVLPQNSVIVDLSDIPLEIRGNTVVMPAGNVSVSYIIPMETTTSTTTTSTATTTTTTSPGGGAGSTSSTTSTTTAPTTTTSTTSSTPGGGGSSGSSGIGGFWWLVLILVLVGVGVGYVYLKNKNTRTQSAPTRESLEQFRKKIEAMNDLNDDERGALIFLLENGGKAPQSKVREALGLPKTTAWRMFRRLEEKGLVRVYKLGRENWVELVLE; encoded by the coding sequence ATGAGGCTAAAAACGGTGTTAATCGTCCTGACTTTCATGCTGGCAGTTTCCCTCACCGCCCCGGTCGGGGCTCAATCGCTGGTCTCCCTGTCCCTCAAAGTCTATGAGGACGGCTACGTTCTCGTGAATGAGACGGTATCGACAGTGAACTACAGTGTCGTCCTCGATATCCCCCTGCTCGGAAGCCACGTGGAGGGCCTGCTGGCGGTTGATCAGGACGGGAACATCCTTCCGGCTGAGGTGAACGGAAGCAACGTCACGGTTTACTTCGGGAACGCGAGCCTCGTGAGGCTCTCGTACTACACCCCGGACCTGACATCCAAGGATGGCCCGATATGGACCGTTTCCCTTCAGAGCCCCGTCCCCGTCGAGATAGTCCTCCCTCAGAATTCAGTCATCGTGGATCTGAGCGACATCCCCCTTGAGATCAGGGGTAACACAGTAGTGATGCCCGCCGGAAACGTGAGCGTCTCATACATAATACCCATGGAGACCACCACTTCAACTACCACTACATCAACCGCAACAACTACAACTACCACCTCACCCGGTGGCGGTGCAGGTTCTACGTCCTCAACAACCAGCACAACCACTGCCCCAACGACCACGACCTCAACAACTTCCTCCACCCCCGGTGGGGGAGGTTCGTCGGGGAGCTCAGGTATTGGGGGATTCTGGTGGTTGGTGCTGATCCTTGTGCTCGTTGGGGTGGGTGTTGGGTACGTTTACCTCAAAAACAAAAACACTCGAACTCAGAGCGCTCCTACTCGGGAATCCCTCGAACAGTTCAGGAAGAAGATAGAGGCCATGAACGATCTCAACGACGATGAGAGGGGTGCGCTGATCTTCCTGCTTGAGAACGGCGGCAAGGCCCCTCAGTCCAAGGTTAGAGAAGCCCTTGGGCTACCCAAGACGACGGCCTGGAGGATGTTCAGGAGGCTCGAGGAGAAGGGACTGGTCAGGGTTTACAAGCTGGGCAGGGAGAACTGGGTCGAGCTCGTACTCGAGTGA
- a CDS encoding sulfite exporter TauE/SafE family protein — MLQYLLDFIVGLSIGFIAGLLGVGGGFLIVPTLVLLGEPIHLAIGTSLTCIVLSSLSASLTHIRRGAVLYRVVLLKEVFSAPFAVLGAYLSSRLPERGLRLVFAFLLLYLAYTMARKKCRPHDEEGAVHYSRVPLVGILSGLVSGLLGISGGVLNVPLFHTFVGIPMRYAVGTSSFALFFTALAGAIEHYRLGQVDLHMAFLLAPGLIIGGRLGALTAHRVHPKTLRRAFAGVLILVALRMLL; from the coding sequence ATGCTCCAGTACCTGCTCGACTTCATCGTCGGCCTCAGCATTGGATTTATAGCGGGTCTCCTCGGTGTCGGCGGTGGCTTCCTGATAGTGCCGACCCTCGTTCTCCTCGGCGAGCCGATACATCTCGCCATCGGCACGAGTTTAACATGCATAGTCCTCAGCTCGCTCTCCGCCTCGCTGACCCACATTCGAAGGGGTGCGGTCCTTTACCGCGTCGTTCTCCTGAAGGAGGTCTTTTCCGCCCCATTCGCTGTTCTTGGTGCTTACCTCTCATCCAGACTCCCTGAGAGGGGGCTCAGGCTGGTCTTCGCGTTCCTTCTCCTTTACCTCGCCTACACAATGGCCAGGAAGAAATGCAGACCTCACGACGAAGAGGGCGCGGTTCACTACTCCCGCGTTCCCCTTGTTGGCATCCTCTCGGGCCTCGTGAGCGGGCTTTTGGGCATAAGTGGCGGCGTTCTCAACGTTCCGCTCTTCCACACCTTCGTGGGCATACCTATGAGGTACGCCGTTGGAACCTCGAGCTTTGCGCTCTTTTTCACGGCCCTAGCGGGAGCAATTGAGCACTACCGCCTCGGACAGGTTGATTTACACATGGCCTTCCTCCTCGCCCCGGGGCTCATAATCGGGGGCAGGCTCGGTGCCTTAACGGCCCACAGAGTTCACCCCAAAACCCTCAGGAGGGCCTTTGCGGGAGTTCTAATCCTGGTCGCGCTCAGGATGCTCCTGTGA
- a CDS encoding NifB/NifX family molybdenum-iron cluster-binding protein: MRIIVSTVNGGLDDRVNPAFGRTPTFTIVDVENGEIVNVQVVPNPGYSQPRGAGVTAAQFCIDQGADVVISGQFGPNSSQVLQAAGIRMHSAPPTMTVREAVEALLRGELGPAVFGPEGGMGGGRGRGMGRGMGRGMGRGMGRGRGMGMGGGRGEW; this comes from the coding sequence ATGAGGATAATAGTCTCAACAGTGAACGGAGGCCTGGACGATAGGGTAAACCCGGCCTTTGGTAGGACTCCAACCTTCACGATAGTCGATGTGGAGAACGGGGAGATAGTGAACGTCCAGGTTGTCCCGAATCCAGGCTACAGCCAGCCAAGGGGGGCAGGCGTCACGGCGGCCCAGTTCTGCATAGATCAGGGGGCCGACGTCGTTATATCCGGTCAGTTCGGGCCCAACTCGAGCCAAGTTCTCCAAGCGGCGGGGATACGGATGCACTCAGCACCGCCAACCATGACGGTGAGAGAGGCCGTTGAGGCGCTCCTCCGCGGGGAGCTGGGGCCAGCTGTCTTCGGCCCGGAAGGTGGCATGGGCGGAGGAAGAGGACGTGGAATGGGAAGAGGAATGGGTAGAGGCATGGGTCGTGGTATGGGTCGCGGAAGAGGGATGGGAATGGGCGGTGGAAGGGGAGAATGGTGA
- a CDS encoding sulfite exporter TauE/SafE family protein yields MLKYLSYFAVGVFIGILAALFGLGGGFLVVPTLNLLGVEMHHAVGTSSAAVVFTSLSSTIAYSRQKRIHYRVGLLLASTAVIGAYIGAWLTSFISASQLKVIFGLALVVVAIRIYRKKTAEPQEVRLEDVRVNYWLVPIGGFFAGIASGLLGVGGGIINVPFLTYLGLPIHYAVATSSFAIVFTALAGALKHYAMGNVETQWLVLLVPGLIIGAQLGAGIARRTKASSLKKAFAIVMFLLALRMILKGLGFGIP; encoded by the coding sequence ATGCTGAAGTACCTCTCCTACTTCGCGGTCGGGGTCTTCATCGGAATCCTCGCGGCACTGTTCGGCCTCGGAGGGGGCTTCCTGGTAGTGCCGACGCTCAACCTGCTCGGCGTCGAGATGCACCACGCGGTCGGAACTTCGAGCGCAGCTGTGGTTTTCACTTCGCTCAGCTCGACAATAGCCTATTCACGACAGAAGAGGATACACTACAGGGTCGGACTTCTGCTGGCCTCGACGGCTGTTATAGGCGCTTACATAGGGGCATGGCTTACATCCTTCATCAGCGCCTCACAACTAAAGGTCATCTTCGGCCTCGCGCTGGTCGTGGTCGCGATAAGAATATACAGGAAGAAGACGGCGGAGCCCCAAGAGGTCAGGCTTGAGGATGTTAGGGTGAACTACTGGCTCGTCCCCATAGGAGGCTTCTTCGCGGGAATCGCGAGCGGTCTGCTCGGCGTGGGAGGAGGAATCATCAACGTGCCGTTCCTGACTTACCTAGGCTTACCAATACACTACGCCGTTGCCACATCAAGCTTTGCGATTGTTTTCACTGCTTTAGCAGGAGCGCTCAAGCACTACGCGATGGGCAACGTGGAAACGCAGTGGCTCGTCCTCCTCGTTCCTGGCCTTATAATCGGGGCCCAGCTCGGGGCGGGGATAGCAAGGAGGACGAAGGCTTCATCCCTGAAAAAGGCCTTCGCCATTGTGATGTTTCTCCTGGCCCTAAGAATGATTCTGAAGGGCCTCGGCTTTGGAATCCCGTGA
- a CDS encoding MBL fold metallo-hydrolase: MKLTILFENHAGYRKGLIGYHGFSAIVEHNGSKVLVDTGTDGKVLLGNMAELGFSPEEIDAVFLTHGHYDHTGGLRAFLEGREKGIDIHAHPGIFARRIALKPYRREIGIPFKKEELEELGAKFHLSPKPVEFLPGFISSGEIERKTWDRAVGYLVLDGKAVPDPVLDDTALIVDLGDGIAVITGCGHSGIINIAEHAVRLTGKPIRALIGGFHLRGAGKALLNDAARGLSELGVERLYAGHCTGIEEFAFLSSTLGNVEGLHVGKVIEL, from the coding sequence ATGAAACTCACGATCCTCTTCGAGAACCACGCAGGGTATAGAAAGGGTTTGATAGGTTATCACGGCTTTTCTGCCATAGTCGAGCACAATGGGAGCAAAGTTCTTGTTGATACGGGCACGGACGGAAAGGTCCTGCTGGGGAATATGGCAGAGCTAGGCTTTTCTCCGGAGGAAATCGACGCGGTCTTCCTAACTCACGGCCACTACGACCACACGGGTGGTCTACGGGCATTCCTCGAAGGCAGGGAGAAGGGCATTGACATCCACGCCCACCCGGGAATCTTCGCGAGGAGGATAGCGCTGAAGCCGTACAGGCGGGAGATAGGGATACCCTTCAAAAAGGAGGAGCTTGAGGAACTTGGGGCAAAGTTCCACCTCTCCCCGAAACCTGTTGAGTTTTTACCGGGATTTATCAGTTCCGGCGAGATCGAAAGAAAAACCTGGGATAGGGCCGTTGGTTACCTCGTTCTGGACGGTAAAGCCGTTCCCGACCCGGTTCTTGATGACACTGCACTCATCGTCGATCTAGGCGATGGCATAGCGGTCATCACCGGCTGCGGCCACAGCGGAATAATCAACATAGCAGAGCACGCCGTGAGGCTCACGGGAAAGCCGATAAGGGCCCTCATCGGCGGGTTCCACCTCAGGGGAGCAGGAAAAGCTCTCCTAAATGATGCGGCCAGGGGGCTGAGTGAACTGGGCGTTGAAAGACTTTACGCCGGCCACTGTACTGGAATAGAGGAGTTTGCATTCCTCTCGTCAACCCTCGGCAACGTCGAAGGGCTTCACGTTGGCAAGGTCATCGAGCTTTAG
- a CDS encoding DUF134 domain-containing protein → MPGGMGWGRGRGRRRKMRMIGFIPQVKHFYPALPPMVPPKPPIFMSYEEFEALRLVDYEGLTQEEAGKRMGVSRGTVWRALNSARKKVAQMIVEGRELVILPQGNEAPKMEE, encoded by the coding sequence ATGCCTGGAGGAATGGGATGGGGCAGGGGACGAGGAAGGAGAAGAAAGATGAGGATGATCGGCTTCATTCCCCAGGTCAAGCACTTCTATCCTGCACTTCCGCCGATGGTCCCACCAAAGCCACCCATATTCATGAGTTACGAGGAGTTCGAAGCTTTGAGGCTCGTGGATTACGAGGGATTGACCCAGGAGGAGGCCGGGAAAAGGATGGGGGTCTCAAGGGGCACGGTCTGGAGGGCCCTGAACTCGGCAAGGAAAAAGGTTGCCCAGATGATCGTTGAGGGAAGGGAGCTTGTAATACTCCCCCAGGGAAACGAGGCGCCAAAAATGGAGGAGTGA
- a CDS encoding nucleotide-binding protein, which yields MQVAIASGKGGVGKSTITASLLYLLKDRYKLIAVDADAEAPNLGLLLGVEEWEEEREHFGAKVARINPESCVRCGICYERCPYECIYMDDEGNYVVNELTCEGCNVCGLVCPVPGTITLEQVRSGVIRRATTKYGFPIISAQLDVGKPESGKLVTEEKEWAKKLMDELNLEHMIVDSAAGIGCQVIASLGGADVAILIAEPTPASLSDVQRAYKVVQHFREPAYLIINKADLNPGFTKLGEWAEAEGIPVIGEVPYDRAIPKSMAMLKPVVEVFPESPASKALKEIADVIAEEILG from the coding sequence ATGCAGGTCGCGATTGCGAGCGGTAAGGGCGGTGTTGGAAAGAGCACGATAACGGCCTCACTCCTCTATCTCCTGAAGGACAGGTATAAGCTCATAGCGGTTGATGCGGATGCCGAAGCGCCGAACCTTGGTTTACTCCTTGGAGTTGAGGAGTGGGAGGAGGAGAGGGAGCACTTTGGGGCTAAAGTGGCCCGCATAAACCCCGAGAGCTGCGTCCGCTGCGGGATCTGCTATGAGAGGTGCCCCTACGAGTGCATCTACATGGACGATGAAGGTAACTACGTCGTCAACGAGCTAACCTGCGAGGGTTGCAACGTTTGCGGTCTCGTCTGCCCGGTTCCGGGCACGATAACCCTTGAACAGGTTCGCTCCGGCGTCATCCGGAGGGCTACAACCAAGTACGGCTTTCCTATAATCTCGGCCCAGCTCGACGTTGGCAAGCCTGAGAGCGGTAAACTCGTCACCGAGGAAAAGGAGTGGGCGAAAAAGCTGATGGACGAGCTTAACTTGGAGCACATGATCGTGGATTCTGCTGCCGGAATTGGCTGTCAGGTCATAGCAAGCCTCGGTGGAGCGGATGTTGCGATACTCATAGCAGAGCCAACACCGGCATCGCTGAGCGACGTTCAGCGCGCCTACAAGGTCGTCCAGCACTTCAGGGAGCCGGCCTATCTGATAATCAACAAGGCCGACCTGAACCCTGGCTTTACAAAGCTTGGGGAATGGGCCGAGGCCGAGGGGATTCCGGTCATAGGTGAGGTTCCGTACGACAGGGCCATCCCCAAGAGTATGGCAATGCTCAAGCCCGTCGTCGAGGTCTTTCCGGAGAGTCCTGCGAGCAAAGCGCTCAAGGAGATCGCAGATGTTATCGCTGAGGAGATCCTCGGCTGA
- a CDS encoding 2-hydroxyacid dehydrogenase: MRPKVAVLFKMKSKPLEELKKWADVDVILYPSVEELKKVIGKYDGLIVSPLNPVPGEVLERAGRLKVISCHSAGYDHVDVETATRKGIYVTKVAGVLSEAVAEFAVGLTIALLRKIAYADRFIRSGKWDSHRTVWSGFKGIETVYGKTVGILGMGAIGKAIARRMKAMGTEILYWSRSRKPDIEEEVGARYLPLDDVLKESDIVVLALPATKETYHIINEERLKLLEGKYLVNIGRGTLVDEKALVKALKERRLKGYATDVFENEPVREHELFDYEWETVLTPHYAGLSKEAMKDMGFQAVRNLLAVLRGEVPETLVNREVLKVRPPEEVKML; encoded by the coding sequence ATGAGACCCAAGGTGGCCGTCCTCTTCAAGATGAAGAGCAAACCCCTTGAGGAACTCAAGAAATGGGCGGACGTTGACGTAATCCTCTATCCGAGCGTTGAGGAGCTTAAAAAGGTCATCGGAAAGTACGACGGGCTGATAGTTTCCCCGCTCAACCCCGTTCCAGGTGAAGTCCTCGAGAGGGCCGGGAGGCTGAAGGTCATAAGCTGTCATTCAGCGGGCTACGACCACGTTGACGTCGAGACCGCAACGAGAAAGGGAATCTACGTCACCAAAGTGGCCGGTGTTCTCAGCGAGGCAGTGGCAGAGTTCGCCGTTGGCCTAACCATAGCACTTCTCCGTAAGATAGCTTACGCCGACAGGTTCATTCGCTCTGGAAAGTGGGACTCCCACAGGACGGTCTGGAGCGGTTTCAAGGGCATCGAGACGGTTTACGGCAAAACCGTTGGAATCCTCGGCATGGGGGCAATAGGAAAGGCCATAGCGAGGAGAATGAAGGCCATGGGAACTGAAATCCTCTACTGGTCGCGCTCGCGGAAGCCCGATATCGAGGAGGAAGTTGGCGCGAGGTACCTTCCCCTTGACGACGTGCTGAAGGAGAGCGACATTGTAGTCCTCGCCCTCCCAGCGACGAAGGAAACCTACCACATCATCAACGAGGAGAGGCTGAAGCTCCTTGAGGGTAAGTACCTGGTGAACATCGGGCGCGGAACGCTGGTGGACGAGAAGGCCCTTGTTAAAGCCCTCAAAGAGAGAAGGCTGAAGGGCTACGCGACCGACGTCTTCGAGAACGAACCCGTTCGGGAGCACGAGCTTTTCGACTACGAGTGGGAGACTGTCCTAACACCCCACTACGCGGGCCTCTCGAAGGAAGCGATGAAGGACATGGGCTTTCAGGCGGTTAGAAACCTCTTAGCAGTTCTGCGCGGTGAAGTTCCGGAGACGCTCGTTAACCGTGAAGTCCTGAAGGTTCGTCCGCCCGAGGAAGTAAAGATGCTCTGA
- a CDS encoding metallophosphoesterase: MRVELLPEKALRIGRTLVVADLHIGFEVAMAEEGNYVPSLLGKMVGDLRSILLAGKFKRLVINGDLKHSFVPVRRERRELKAFFEGISGLVNEMVLVRGNHDVGVAWLRELGVEIVDSLELAGWTVVHGHRLEEGERFIIGHEHPAIRLRDEVGASVKVPIFLQGEELIVLPAFSPWAYGNDVTREIVSPFLRKFKTESMRVIVPVENELLDFGELGRLKETLRALL; encoded by the coding sequence ATGCGCGTTGAACTCCTCCCCGAGAAGGCATTGAGAATCGGTAGAACCCTTGTAGTGGCGGATCTCCACATTGGCTTTGAGGTTGCCATGGCTGAGGAGGGAAACTACGTTCCCAGCCTTCTCGGGAAAATGGTGGGAGATTTAAGGTCCATACTGCTGGCTGGAAAGTTCAAGAGACTCGTGATAAACGGTGATTTAAAGCACTCGTTCGTTCCGGTCAGGCGAGAAAGGAGGGAACTCAAGGCGTTTTTTGAGGGAATCAGTGGACTCGTCAATGAGATGGTGCTAGTCAGGGGCAACCACGACGTGGGTGTGGCTTGGCTCAGAGAGCTGGGAGTCGAGATCGTTGACTCCCTTGAGCTCGCCGGATGGACGGTTGTTCACGGGCACAGGCTGGAGGAAGGAGAGCGCTTTATCATCGGACACGAGCACCCGGCGATAAGGCTTAGGGACGAGGTCGGGGCGAGCGTTAAGGTTCCCATCTTCCTGCAGGGGGAGGAGCTGATAGTCCTCCCTGCCTTCAGTCCCTGGGCCTACGGAAACGACGTAACCCGGGAGATCGTTTCTCCCTTCCTGAGAAAGTTCAAGACGGAGTCGATGAGGGTCATCGTCCCCGTGGAGAACGAGCTCCTTGATTTTGGTGAGCTCGGAAGGCTGAAGGAAACGCTCAGGGCCCTTTTGTAG
- a CDS encoding HAD family hydrolase: protein MKAVFFDFVGTLITKRGENRTHLNIIREVLRRSGREDLDPVAIWEEYEKESSALFKGLAGKPYVKIRDVDTEALRRVAERHGFTVPEDFWEISLKMHARYGELFPDAVETIKALKGLGLHVGIVTDSDNDYIEHHLGALGIYELFDSITTSEEAGFYKPHPRPFQLALEKAGVKPEEALYIGDNPAKDCVGAKNVGMLSALLDPSGERRELWENCDFVISSLKDVIEIVKGLKG from the coding sequence ATGAAGGCCGTCTTCTTTGACTTCGTGGGCACCCTAATAACAAAGAGGGGAGAAAACAGAACCCACCTGAACATCATCAGGGAGGTTCTGAGAAGGAGTGGACGGGAAGACCTGGATCCGGTGGCGATCTGGGAGGAGTACGAGAAAGAAAGCTCGGCCCTCTTCAAAGGGCTAGCCGGTAAACCCTACGTGAAAATAAGGGACGTTGACACCGAGGCCCTCAGGCGCGTTGCGGAGAGGCACGGCTTCACAGTACCGGAGGACTTCTGGGAGATCAGCCTCAAGATGCACGCTAGGTACGGCGAGCTCTTTCCGGACGCTGTTGAGACGATAAAAGCCCTCAAGGGACTCGGACTGCACGTTGGAATCGTAACTGACTCGGACAACGACTACATAGAGCACCACCTGGGAGCCCTCGGCATCTACGAGCTCTTCGACAGCATAACGACGAGCGAGGAGGCAGGCTTTTACAAGCCCCATCCAAGGCCGTTTCAGCTCGCCCTCGAAAAAGCTGGGGTTAAACCGGAGGAAGCGCTCTATATTGGGGATAACCCAGCAAAAGACTGTGTTGGAGCCAAAAACGTGGGGATGCTCAGTGCTCTCCTAGATCCAAGCGGCGAGAGGAGGGAGTTATGGGAAAACTGTGACTTCGTTATTTCCAGTTTAAAGGACGTCATAGAGATCGTTAAAGGACTCAAAGGCTGA